A section of the Hydrogenobacter hydrogenophilus genome encodes:
- a CDS encoding rod shape-determining protein has product MLEKFISLLGFFSNNIGIDLGTANTVIYSEGKGIVLHEPSIVAIDTRTKRVIAVGKEAKEMLGKTPENIQAIRPLRDGVITDFEATQIMLAYFIERAIGGGIFRPKPRIVIGVPSGVTQVEKRAVIDAAKGAGAREVYLIPEPMAAAIGAGLPVEEPVGSMIVDIGGGTTEIAVISLAGIVVSNSIRVAGDEMNEAIIQYIKKRFHMFIGEQTGERIKIELGNAIYEDEEKEMEIKGRDITGLPKTVKITSKDITEALEDVIGSIINAIRLTLEKTPPELASDIAERGIVLAGGGSLLRNLDVRIERDVGIKTYYCEDPITAVARGVGKVLDKMDLIRRISME; this is encoded by the coding sequence ATGCTTGAAAAGTTTATATCCCTTTTAGGTTTTTTTTCAAACAACATAGGTATTGACCTGGGTACTGCCAATACGGTGATATACTCAGAGGGAAAAGGGATAGTGCTCCACGAACCATCTATTGTAGCCATTGACACAAGAACTAAAAGGGTTATAGCAGTAGGAAAAGAAGCTAAAGAGATGCTTGGCAAGACACCAGAAAACATACAAGCCATAAGACCCTTAAGAGATGGTGTAATCACAGACTTTGAAGCAACACAAATTATGCTTGCCTACTTTATAGAACGAGCTATAGGTGGGGGTATATTCAGGCCAAAACCGCGCATTGTCATAGGAGTGCCCTCTGGGGTCACGCAGGTGGAGAAAAGGGCGGTCATTGATGCAGCCAAAGGAGCTGGTGCAAGGGAAGTGTATCTCATACCGGAACCTATGGCTGCAGCTATTGGAGCAGGTCTTCCAGTGGAAGAACCTGTAGGAAGTATGATAGTGGATATAGGAGGAGGAACTACAGAAATAGCTGTCATATCCCTTGCAGGCATAGTGGTTTCTAACTCCATAAGAGTAGCCGGAGATGAGATGAACGAAGCCATCATACAGTACATAAAGAAGAGGTTTCACATGTTTATAGGAGAGCAAACAGGGGAAAGGATAAAGATAGAGTTAGGGAATGCCATCTACGAAGATGAAGAAAAGGAGATGGAAATAAAGGGTAGGGATATCACAGGTCTTCCAAAAACTGTGAAAATAACCAGCAAAGATATAACAGAAGCTCTTGAAGATGTTATTGGTTCTATAATAAACGCTATAAGGTTAACTCTCGAAAAGACACCGCCAGAGCTAGCATCTGACATAGCAGAAAGAGGAATAGTGCTTGCGGGTGGAGGTTCTCTTTTGAGGAATCTTGATGTAAGAATAGAGAGAGATGTAGGCATAAAGACATACTACTGCGAAGACCCTATAACCGCAGTAGCCAGAGGAGTAGGAAAGGTATTGGACAAGATGGACCTTATAAGAAGAATATCTATGGAATGA
- the mltG gene encoding endolytic transglycosylase MltG, translating to MKFLKFLIPLGLAFFFLIYSFLPVRLDKKTIDIPYGMPSTQMALYLYREGVIRSPLSFLLIHMIRKGKLEAGEYEFDGLVFPWEVYRKIHYGFRKLYKITVPEGSDLYDIASILEEHKICKAKDFLGLALSQKIPEKYGLNTFSMEGFLFPDTYFFSKNTHPLTVINTMYNNFLKKTENLRNQLKSSGMSLEEWVTIASLIEKETALEKEKPLISAVIHNRLKKGMKLQIDPTVIYAMKRKGLWKGRLSAKDLDLQDPYNTYLYYGLPPTAICNPGLSSLESALKPARVDFLYFVADGNGGHRFSSTYSDHLANVKLYKNAKKSELFIP from the coding sequence ATGAAGTTTTTAAAGTTCCTAATCCCGCTCGGTTTAGCGTTTTTTTTCCTCATTTACTCCTTTTTGCCTGTACGCCTTGATAAAAAAACCATAGACATACCTTACGGTATGCCTTCTACACAGATGGCTCTTTACCTTTACAGGGAAGGTGTTATAAGGAGTCCACTGTCTTTTCTTTTAATACACATGATAAGAAAGGGTAAGCTAGAGGCAGGTGAGTACGAATTTGACGGACTTGTTTTTCCTTGGGAAGTTTATAGGAAGATACATTATGGATTTAGGAAACTTTACAAAATAACTGTACCAGAGGGTTCTGACCTTTATGACATAGCCAGCATTCTTGAAGAGCACAAAATATGCAAAGCTAAGGACTTTTTGGGGTTAGCTCTTTCACAAAAAATTCCGGAAAAATACGGACTTAACACCTTTAGCATGGAGGGGTTTCTGTTTCCAGATACTTACTTTTTCTCCAAGAACACCCATCCCCTTACGGTTATAAACACCATGTACAACAACTTTTTGAAAAAAACAGAGAACTTAAGGAATCAACTAAAAAGTTCTGGTATGAGTCTTGAAGAGTGGGTGACTATTGCGTCTCTTATAGAAAAGGAGACAGCTCTTGAAAAGGAAAAACCTCTGATATCTGCAGTCATACACAACAGACTAAAGAAAGGTATGAAACTTCAGATAGACCCAACGGTAATATACGCTATGAAGAGAAAAGGCTTATGGAAGGGCAGACTTTCTGCCAAGGATTTGGACCTGCAAGACCCTTACAATACCTATCTTTACTACGGTCTTCCACCTACCGCTATCTGTAATCCCGGGCTTAGCTCTCTTGAGTCAGCACTAAAGCCAGCAAGAGTAGACTTCCTTTATTTTGTGGCAGATGGAAACGGTGGGCACAGGTTTAGCTCCACATATTCAGACCATTTGGCAAATGTAAAGTTATACAAAAATGCTAAAAAAAGTGAGCTGTTCATTCCATAG
- the ruvX gene encoding Holliday junction resolvase RuvX, with the protein MKILAIDYGNKRLGLALGDTNLKIASPFKVIENRGDIWQKIRSIVEEHQVSVVLVGLPLTPRGNLGLRAKQVEEFVKNLKENLPEDIDIITWDERYTTREAYWLLENLPASKRKKLKDSVSAYVILKEYLETL; encoded by the coding sequence TTGAAGATACTGGCTATTGATTACGGAAACAAACGCTTAGGGCTCGCCTTAGGAGACACTAACCTTAAGATAGCTTCACCCTTTAAAGTCATAGAAAACAGGGGGGACATTTGGCAAAAAATAAGAAGTATAGTAGAAGAACATCAAGTTTCCGTTGTATTAGTAGGACTGCCTTTAACACCAAGAGGGAACTTAGGACTGAGAGCTAAACAGGTAGAAGAGTTTGTAAAAAACTTAAAGGAAAACCTACCAGAAGATATAGATATCATAACTTGGGATGAAAGATACACAACAAGAGAAGCATACTGGCTTTTGGAAAACCTTCCAGCATCAAAGAGAAAAAAGTTAAAAGACAGTGTGTCCGCATATGTTATACTTAAGGAATACTTAGAAACCCTATGA
- a CDS encoding YgaP family membrane protein, whose amino-acid sequence MEKNMAGWDRVLRVVLGIIFLYLAITKGGAWWILGIIGIVFIGTSAVGFCPLYKVVGFKTG is encoded by the coding sequence ATGGAAAAGAACATGGCAGGTTGGGACAGAGTGCTTAGGGTGGTTTTGGGTATAATCTTTCTATACCTTGCTATCACAAAGGGTGGCGCTTGGTGGATACTGGGCATAATAGGTATAGTGTTTATAGGAACTTCTGCGGTGGGCTTTTGTCCTCTTTACAAGGTGGTTGGTTTTAAAACAGGTTGA
- a CDS encoding DUF1122 family protein, with protein MRHFESFLNALTQGIKHEGKRLYLSKREGGRFVEEENLTLEIDGKRLMFAKVFYGRKPYWKEWIELFHIEPSFFSSPFEDKLYELISEHFGRIFVEYYEDKQTSLELQRGVPPEETRLGKKLIEHGYKHLKNWYFPEGWMEGGYKLQGEKGL; from the coding sequence ATGAGACACTTTGAGAGTTTCTTGAATGCCTTAACACAAGGTATAAAGCACGAGGGAAAAAGACTGTATCTGTCTAAGAGAGAGGGGGGAAGGTTTGTTGAGGAAGAAAACCTCACTTTAGAAATTGACGGAAAGAGACTCATGTTTGCCAAGGTTTTCTACGGCAGAAAACCCTACTGGAAAGAGTGGATAGAGCTTTTTCACATAGAACCATCGTTCTTTTCAAGCCCTTTTGAAGACAAACTGTACGAGCTCATATCAGAACACTTTGGAAGAATATTCGTTGAGTATTACGAAGACAAACAAACTTCTTTGGAACTCCAAAGAGGTGTGCCTCCAGAAGAAACAAGACTTGGGAAGAAACTTATAGAGCACGGATATAAACACCTGAAAAACTGGTATTTCCCAGAAGGGTGGATGGAGGGAGGATACAAACTTCAGGGGGAAAAGGGATTATAA
- the hisS gene encoding histidine--tRNA ligase, giving the protein MAEFQSVRGFHDVLGEDLKRFRYVSDSIRKLLKLYNFEEILLPVVEYLEVFQRSIGEITDIVQKEMFVFQDRKGRWLALRPEGTAGAVRAYIQNKLYALKPYTKLFYEGPMFRYERPQAGRYRQFHQIGAEVFGIQDPQVDAEMIDLVYTVLSKLGIPATIEINSIGCRVCRPAYREALSEYLEKVVGHLCDVCMDRKDKNPLRVLDCKVDTCKSAVKDAPKMVDYLCQECREHYNTLKSYLDKLSVPYRENHYLVRGLDYYTKTVFEAVSDELGITLIAGGRYDYLVEELGGPPTPAMGFAVGIERLSMLIKDLPQEEPLYMVLPFGDVMDYALEVVKKLREMGRRVELSYRKAGLKKQLELANKLKADFVVIIGEDEKKNRRITLKDMRTGKQETINFPELVHETL; this is encoded by the coding sequence ATGGCAGAATTTCAGAGTGTTAGAGGTTTTCATGATGTGCTGGGAGAAGACCTAAAAAGGTTCAGGTATGTATCTGATAGTATAAGAAAATTACTCAAACTGTATAACTTTGAAGAGATCCTTCTCCCAGTTGTTGAGTATCTTGAGGTGTTTCAAAGAAGTATAGGCGAGATAACAGACATAGTGCAAAAGGAAATGTTTGTCTTTCAGGATAGAAAAGGAAGATGGCTTGCACTAAGGCCAGAAGGCACCGCAGGAGCTGTAAGAGCTTACATCCAAAACAAACTCTATGCACTAAAACCCTACACTAAGCTGTTTTACGAAGGTCCCATGTTCAGGTACGAAAGGCCACAGGCAGGCAGATACAGGCAGTTCCACCAGATAGGCGCAGAAGTTTTTGGGATACAAGACCCACAAGTGGATGCAGAGATGATAGACCTCGTTTATACCGTACTTTCCAAGCTGGGCATACCCGCAACCATAGAGATAAATTCCATAGGATGTAGGGTTTGCAGACCCGCTTACAGAGAAGCTCTATCTGAGTACTTAGAAAAAGTTGTGGGTCATCTGTGTGATGTGTGCATGGACAGAAAGGACAAAAATCCTCTAAGGGTGCTTGATTGTAAAGTAGATACATGCAAGTCTGCGGTAAAAGACGCCCCAAAAATGGTTGATTATCTGTGTCAGGAGTGTAGGGAACACTACAATACACTAAAGTCTTACCTTGATAAGCTCTCTGTACCTTACAGGGAAAACCACTATTTGGTGAGGGGTCTTGACTACTACACAAAGACAGTGTTTGAAGCGGTTTCTGACGAACTTGGTATAACGCTAATAGCAGGTGGAAGGTATGACTATCTTGTAGAAGAGCTGGGAGGACCTCCAACACCTGCAATGGGTTTTGCGGTAGGTATAGAGAGACTATCTATGCTAATCAAAGACCTTCCTCAAGAGGAACCTCTTTATATGGTTTTGCCCTTCGGTGATGTTATGGACTATGCCCTTGAGGTAGTCAAAAAGCTAAGGGAGATGGGAAGAAGAGTGGAACTATCTTACAGAAAGGCAGGTTTGAAAAAGCAGTTGGAGCTTGCCAACAAACTAAAAGCTGACTTTGTAGTGATCATAGGTGAAGACGAAAAGAAAAATCGCAGGATAACGCTAAAAGATATGCGCACAGGAAAACAAGAAACTATAAACTTTCCAGAACTTGTCCATGAGACACTTTGA